The Lutibacter profundi genome includes a region encoding these proteins:
- a CDS encoding methionine aminotransferase encodes MPTYKYPYQSKLPTVPTSIFAIMSQLAAKENALNLSQGFPDFKSDEKLIELVNKAMVNGKNQYAPMPGIFSLREAIAEKTENICGVSYNPDTEITITAGATQAIFTVIAATIQKDDEVIIFKPAYDCYEPSIELFGGKTIAIQLNPEEFSINWQEVKSLITDKTKMIIINTPHNPSGRVLSREDMIQLENLLRDTNILLLSDEVYEHIIFDKEKHQSAALYPALVERTFIIASFGKTFHNTGWKMGYCIAPTELTKEFRKVHQFNVFSVHHPTQVALAEYLKTPSNYLELGSFYQHKRDLFLSLIKDSRFQFKPSKGTYFQLLNFKNITDESDFDFAVRLTKEQKIAAIPISVFNENKYDSKVLRFCFAKTDDTLKKAAEIINRI; translated from the coding sequence ATGCCTACCTATAAATATCCATATCAATCCAAATTACCAACTGTTCCTACATCAATTTTTGCAATTATGAGTCAATTGGCAGCCAAAGAAAATGCATTAAATTTATCACAAGGCTTTCCAGATTTTAAAAGTGATGAAAAGTTAATTGAATTAGTAAATAAAGCAATGGTAAACGGAAAAAACCAATATGCTCCAATGCCAGGAATTTTTAGTTTAAGGGAAGCTATTGCAGAAAAAACAGAAAACATATGTGGTGTCTCTTACAATCCAGATACTGAAATTACAATTACAGCAGGAGCAACTCAAGCCATTTTTACTGTGATTGCAGCAACAATACAAAAAGATGATGAAGTTATAATTTTTAAACCAGCGTATGATTGCTACGAGCCAAGTATTGAATTGTTTGGAGGAAAAACAATAGCAATACAGTTAAACCCTGAAGAGTTTTCAATTAATTGGCAAGAAGTAAAAAGTTTGATTACCGATAAAACGAAGATGATTATTATAAATACACCTCACAATCCATCAGGTAGAGTTTTATCAAGAGAAGATATGATACAATTGGAGAATTTACTGAGAGATACAAACATACTATTACTAAGTGATGAAGTGTATGAGCATATTATTTTTGATAAAGAAAAACATCAATCTGCAGCATTGTATCCTGCATTGGTTGAAAGAACTTTTATAATTGCTTCCTTCGGAAAAACCTTTCACAATACAGGTTGGAAAATGGGATATTGTATTGCACCTACTGAATTGACAAAAGAATTTAGGAAAGTCCACCAATTTAATGTGTTTAGTGTACATCACCCAACGCAAGTAGCATTAGCAGAATATTTAAAAACACCTTCTAATTATTTAGAATTAGGTAGTTTTTATCAACACAAAAGAGATTTATTTTTAAGTTTAATAAAAGATTCTCGTTTTCAATTTAAACCATCAAAAGGAACGTATTTTCAGTTACTAAACTTTAAAAATATAACCGATGAAAGCGATTTTGATTTTGCTGTAAGATTAACAAAAGAACAAAAAATAGCAGCAATACCAATTTCAGTATTTAACGAAAATAAGTACGACTCTAAAGTTCTTCGATTTTGTTTTGCTAAAACGGATGATACACTAAAAAAAGCTGCAGAAATAATAAATCGAATTTAA
- a CDS encoding serine hydrolase domain-containing protein yields MRNTHLLISLFIFVFTLSLQAQKNNYFPQANKEWKQKKPTDYKIDKNKLSKAISFAQMNEYSGSRDLRIAILKGFEKEPFHEILGPTKKRGGPAGMILKNGYIISKWGNTNRVDMTFSVTKSFLSTVAGLAYDKQLIASEHDKVGNYIWDGTFNGNHNSKITWEHLLQQNSDWSGELWGGKDWADRPPSKGGLDDWKLRELHEPGTVMEYNDVRVNVLAYALTHVWRKPIPQVLKENIMDKIGASTTWRWFGYDNAWTEIDGINMKSVTGGGHSGAGLFISTEDMARFGLLFLNDGVWNGKRLLSSKWISKAITPSKPTINYGYMWWLNTKGNRHWKGLSENIFYAAGFGGNFIVVDRENSLVIVTRWLQPSKIREFMLKINAALH; encoded by the coding sequence ATGAGAAATACACATCTTCTAATTTCGTTATTTATTTTTGTATTCACACTATCTCTTCAAGCTCAAAAAAATAATTATTTCCCGCAAGCAAATAAGGAGTGGAAACAAAAAAAACCAACAGACTATAAAATTGACAAAAACAAGTTATCTAAAGCCATTTCATTTGCTCAAATGAACGAATACAGTGGTTCAAGAGATTTGAGAATTGCAATATTAAAAGGATTTGAAAAAGAACCATTTCATGAAATATTAGGTCCAACAAAAAAACGTGGTGGCCCTGCTGGAATGATTTTGAAAAATGGATATATAATTTCTAAATGGGGAAATACGAATAGAGTAGATATGACTTTTAGTGTTACCAAAAGTTTCTTATCAACTGTGGCCGGGTTAGCTTATGACAAACAGCTTATTGCTAGTGAACATGATAAAGTTGGTAACTATATTTGGGATGGAACATTTAATGGTAATCACAATAGTAAAATTACTTGGGAACATTTATTACAACAAAACTCTGATTGGTCTGGTGAACTTTGGGGTGGAAAAGATTGGGCTGATAGACCTCCTAGCAAAGGTGGATTAGATGATTGGAAACTAAGAGAACTTCATGAGCCCGGAACAGTTATGGAATACAATGATGTTCGTGTAAATGTACTTGCGTATGCGTTAACTCATGTTTGGAGAAAACCAATCCCTCAAGTCTTAAAAGAAAATATTATGGATAAAATTGGAGCTTCAACAACTTGGAGATGGTTTGGTTATGATAATGCTTGGACAGAGATTGATGGAATTAATATGAAATCTGTTACTGGTGGTGGTCATTCTGGAGCTGGACTTTTTATATCTACAGAAGATATGGCAAGGTTTGGGTTGTTATTTTTAAATGATGGTGTTTGGAATGGTAAGCGACTTTTAAGTAGTAAATGGATTTCAAAAGCAATTACTCCGTCAAAACCAACTATAAATTATGGGTACATGTGGTGGCTTAATACGAAAGGAAACAGGCATTGGAAAGGGCTTTCTGAAAATATTTTTTACGCTGCTGGTTTTGGTGGTAACTTTATTGTAGTAGACCGAGAAAACAGTCTAGTTATTGTAACAAGGTGGCTTCAACCTTCAAAAATTAGAGAATTTATGTTAAAAATTAATGCCGCTTTACATTAA
- a CDS encoding amidohydrolase, producing MQPKLTIALLQANLIWHNAVQNRINFSKKINSISETVDIIVLPEMFTTGFSMHPQQIAETMQGETIKWMQQLASEKQAAIVGSIIISENNTYYNRFLFVHPSGKIDFYNKHHLFTLAGEHKVYTSGNKKLIVNYKGWKICTLICYDLRFPVWARNVEDYDVLLYVANWPKPRISAWDTLLKARAIENLCYTIGVNRVGVDANKLEYSGHSVGYDGLGKKLTHIKTNLEDKAIITLNKKHITEVRNKLNFLSDKDTFEIK from the coding sequence ATGCAACCAAAACTTACAATAGCCCTTTTACAAGCCAATTTAATATGGCACAATGCGGTGCAAAATAGAATTAATTTTTCTAAAAAAATAAATTCAATTTCAGAAACAGTTGATATAATTGTTTTACCTGAAATGTTTACAACGGGGTTTAGTATGCACCCCCAGCAAATTGCAGAAACCATGCAAGGCGAAACAATAAAATGGATGCAGCAGTTAGCTTCAGAAAAACAGGCAGCAATTGTTGGAAGCATTATTATTTCTGAAAACAATACATACTATAACCGGTTTTTGTTTGTGCATCCTTCAGGAAAAATTGATTTCTATAATAAACATCATTTATTTACTTTGGCAGGTGAGCATAAAGTGTATACTTCTGGAAATAAAAAATTAATTGTTAATTATAAAGGATGGAAAATTTGCACTCTTATTTGTTATGATTTACGATTTCCTGTTTGGGCAAGAAATGTGGAAGATTACGATGTGTTGTTATATGTTGCAAACTGGCCAAAACCAAGAATTTCAGCTTGGGATACTTTGTTAAAAGCACGTGCAATTGAAAATTTATGCTACACAATTGGAGTAAATAGAGTAGGTGTTGATGCTAATAAATTGGAATATAGCGGGCATTCAGTGGGGTATGATGGTTTGGGTAAAAAGCTAACACATATTAAAACGAACCTAGAAGATAAAGCAATTATTACTTTAAACAAAAAGCATATTACGGAGGTAAGGAATAAGCTTAATTTTTTGAGTGATAAAGATACTTTTGAGATAAAATAA
- a CDS encoding acyl-ACP desaturase, with amino-acid sequence MSLNNIRLEVMLTLEKSIDTFVDKFLIAPEKIWQPTDFLPNSQSENFMEEVKEIRELSKDLDDDFWTVLVGDTITEEALPTYESWLLDIDGISKPRNEEKDNGWAKWIRAWTGEENRHGDVLNKYLYLSGRVNMREVEITTQHLIADGMDIGTARDPYKNFVYTSFQELATYISHNNVAKIARKNGHNLLSKMSRIIAGDEMRHHLAYTEFVKQIFTYDPSEMMLAFQYMMKHKIVMPAMHLRHSGETKGSLFDQFSVVAQRAGVYTGFDYVDILKKLNTIWEIDKITNLTSEAEKARDYLMKLPDRMYRITERIVVPNTKYEFKWLNPIL; translated from the coding sequence ATGTCGTTAAACAATATCAGGTTAGAAGTGATGCTAACCCTAGAAAAAAGTATAGATACTTTTGTAGATAAATTTTTAATAGCTCCAGAAAAAATTTGGCAACCAACTGATTTTCTTCCTAATTCTCAAAGCGAAAATTTTATGGAAGAAGTTAAAGAAATTAGAGAATTATCTAAAGATTTAGATGATGATTTTTGGACTGTTTTAGTAGGCGATACTATTACAGAAGAAGCGCTGCCAACCTATGAATCTTGGCTATTGGATATTGATGGAATTTCTAAACCACGAAATGAAGAAAAAGATAACGGCTGGGCAAAATGGATACGTGCCTGGACTGGTGAAGAAAATAGGCATGGTGATGTTTTAAATAAATATTTGTATTTATCAGGTAGAGTAAATATGCGTGAAGTTGAAATTACCACACAACATTTAATTGCTGATGGAATGGATATTGGTACTGCCCGTGATCCTTATAAAAATTTTGTTTATACCAGTTTTCAAGAATTGGCTACCTACATTTCACATAATAATGTTGCTAAAATTGCGCGTAAAAACGGTCATAATTTATTATCAAAAATGTCAAGGATTATTGCTGGTGATGAAATGCGTCATCATTTAGCGTATACTGAATTTGTAAAACAAATTTTCACCTACGATCCAAGTGAAATGATGCTGGCTTTTCAATATATGATGAAACATAAAATTGTAATGCCTGCGATGCATTTAAGACATTCTGGAGAAACAAAAGGAAGTTTGTTTGACCAATTTTCTGTAGTTGCACAAAGAGCAGGTGTATATACGGGCTTTGATTATGTTGATATTCTTAAAAAACTAAATACCATCTGGGAAATTGATAAAATTACAAACCTAACTTCTGAAGCTGAAAAAGCAAGAGATTATTTAATGAAATTACCAGATAGAATGTATCGCATTACTGAACGTATTGTTGTTCCTAATACCAAATACGAATTTAAATGGTTGAACCCAATACTATAA
- a CDS encoding lysophospholipid acyltransferase family protein, with the protein MKTLLAYILSSIFYLFYGCLLLVFHVLQWIGFNIGKYRGHKMAVDLMNCTFTYLLYILGTRIRFINKYSIPKNVPLIVVSNHQSMHDISPLSCYLRKQHPKFISKIELGKGIPSVSYNLRHGGSVLIDRKDSRQSLTAIKEFGKYIEQNKYAAVIFPEGTRSKNGIPKRFSENGLKMLTKFVPSAYVVPVTVNNCWKLNTKGMFPLELGVKITFEFHEAIEAKSMKFEDLFQKVEATIKNSVI; encoded by the coding sequence ATGAAAACACTATTGGCGTACATCCTATCTTCTATATTCTATCTTTTTTATGGCTGTTTGCTCCTTGTTTTTCATGTTTTACAATGGATTGGTTTTAACATAGGGAAATATAGAGGTCATAAAATGGCCGTAGATTTAATGAATTGTACATTTACCTACCTTCTTTATATTTTAGGTACTCGAATTCGGTTTATCAATAAATATTCTATCCCTAAAAATGTTCCTCTAATTGTAGTTTCAAACCATCAAAGTATGCATGATATTTCTCCTTTATCATGCTATTTACGAAAACAGCATCCTAAATTTATTTCAAAAATAGAATTAGGAAAAGGTATTCCTAGTGTTTCATATAATTTAAGGCACGGAGGATCTGTTTTAATTGACAGAAAAGATTCTAGACAGTCTCTAACAGCCATCAAAGAATTTGGTAAATACATTGAACAAAATAAATACGCTGCAGTAATTTTCCCTGAAGGAACTAGGAGTAAGAATGGTATTCCCAAACGATTTTCAGAAAATGGCTTAAAAATGCTAACCAAATTTGTGCCATCAGCATACGTTGTTCCTGTAACAGTTAACAATTGCTGGAAATTGAATACCAAAGGGATGTTTCCATTGGAATTAGGTGTAAAAATTACTTTTGAATTTCACGAAGCAATAGAAGCAAAATCTATGAAATTTGAGGACTTATTTCAAAAAGTAGAGGCTACAATTAAAAATTCCGTAATTTAG
- a CDS encoding endonuclease has protein sequence MRKLLNFIFLFLFIIPFYGQIQSYYNGLDLTKTGNDLFLELAGRLEATHTAIPYTGSPVDVWDACKQADEDPDINTNLLLIYGFNDNDGIPSTDRTRNKNLQDTGSGVSGVWNREHVFAKSLANPTFGTDEPGPGTDVHNLRPADRDRNSSRSNRKFTDGTGNSGIISANGGWYPGDEWKGDVARIIMYMYTRYHGNGSLVAETSCLPKNVGFGTELAIDPNMVDLFLKWNVEDPVSPFEANRNEVLFGIQGNRNPFIDNPYLATIIWGGLTAEDKWWANNSSDTEAPTAPTNLIASNILDDSFDISWDSSTDNVGVFDYLIYVDGVYLQSVTSTSVTIVNLSPNTNYNITIKARDAASNLSAESTVLSVVTLEGPKILLVEDFGDCSQLSFFTFNEASNKDWGCETQFGENNSGSMGINGYQEDVLSKDWLITNNPINFDVETGEKISFYTDAAYGSTPLELVYSSDYDGSGNPSDYTWAQVPNVTIPIHSNGSGTEEVYTFTDVDISTITGTVYFAFKYYSNGSPTRWTVDSFEIIADNDNPDMDGDGVLNVNDLCPNTPAGETVDVNGCSNGQLDDDNDGVQNSEDLCSNTPSGEAVDANGCSNSQLDDDGDGVMDNLDLCPNTPTGEVVNSEGCSNGQLDDDGDGVQNSNDLCPNTTLGVTVDATGCFTLPEDNFNVQVISETCPDKNNGQLVITAQTVQNYAVTINGTAYTFTDSLTVDSLAPGMYNFCITVTGETYEQCFVVEVIAGVTVSGKSSVSSNRATIEIAEGTAPFIIYVNGQEVLETNSPVFNVEVKHGDLLEVKTSKSCEGVYSKTIALLEGIVAYPNPTSGVLEIALPVSQKEVTISLYSIHSQLISRKVYPIINGKVQLNIANKPIGLYIVKVQLDKPVVLKIIKN, from the coding sequence GTGAGAAAACTACTTAATTTTATATTTCTATTTTTATTTATCATTCCGTTTTATGGGCAAATTCAATCTTATTATAATGGATTAGATTTAACTAAAACAGGGAATGATTTATTTTTAGAATTGGCAGGCAGACTTGAAGCCACACATACGGCGATACCTTATACAGGGTCTCCAGTAGATGTGTGGGATGCTTGTAAACAGGCTGATGAAGATCCAGATATCAATACAAATTTATTGTTAATTTATGGATTTAATGATAATGATGGAATTCCAAGTACTGATAGAACAAGAAATAAAAACTTACAAGATACGGGAAGTGGAGTATCAGGTGTTTGGAATAGAGAGCATGTTTTTGCAAAATCATTAGCCAATCCAACTTTTGGCACTGATGAACCTGGCCCAGGTACAGATGTTCACAATTTAAGGCCTGCAGATAGAGATAGAAATTCTTCTCGCTCAAATAGAAAATTTACTGATGGTACAGGAAATTCGGGTATCATATCAGCGAATGGAGGTTGGTATCCTGGAGATGAATGGAAAGGAGATGTAGCTCGTATTATTATGTATATGTACACGAGATACCATGGGAATGGTTCTTTAGTGGCAGAAACGAGTTGTTTACCAAAAAATGTAGGCTTTGGTACCGAGTTAGCCATAGATCCAAACATGGTAGATTTATTTTTAAAATGGAATGTTGAAGACCCTGTTTCTCCATTTGAAGCAAATAGAAATGAAGTCCTTTTTGGAATTCAAGGAAATAGAAATCCATTTATAGATAACCCTTATTTGGCAACAATAATTTGGGGAGGATTAACAGCTGAAGACAAATGGTGGGCTAACAATTCCTCAGATACTGAAGCTCCAACAGCTCCAACAAACTTGATAGCTTCTAATATTTTAGATGATTCTTTTGATATTAGTTGGGATTCTTCTACGGATAATGTAGGTGTTTTTGATTATTTAATATATGTAGATGGTGTTTATTTACAATCAGTAACTTCTACTTCTGTAACAATAGTAAACTTAAGCCCAAATACAAATTATAATATTACAATTAAAGCTAGAGATGCAGCATCAAACCTTTCTGCTGAAAGTACTGTACTTAGCGTAGTAACTTTAGAGGGCCCAAAAATTTTACTAGTGGAAGATTTTGGAGATTGTTCACAATTATCTTTTTTTACATTTAATGAGGCAAGTAATAAAGATTGGGGTTGTGAAACTCAGTTTGGAGAAAATAATTCCGGTTCTATGGGGATTAATGGATATCAAGAAGATGTGTTAAGTAAAGATTGGTTAATTACAAATAATCCAATTAACTTTGATGTAGAAACTGGAGAAAAAATAAGTTTTTATACTGATGCAGCATACGGTTCAACACCTTTAGAATTAGTATATTCTTCAGATTATGATGGCTCAGGTAATCCAAGTGATTATACTTGGGCACAGGTTCCAAATGTTACTATTCCAATACATTCTAATGGTAGTGGAACCGAAGAAGTTTATACTTTTACAGATGTAGACATTAGCACTATAACAGGGACTGTGTATTTTGCATTTAAATATTATTCTAATGGAAGTCCAACTAGATGGACTGTTGATAGTTTTGAAATTATTGCAGATAATGACAATCCAGATATGGATGGTGATGGCGTTTTGAATGTAAACGATTTGTGTCCAAATACTCCAGCAGGAGAAACAGTAGATGTAAACGGATGCTCAAATGGGCAATTAGATGACGATAATGATGGTGTTCAAAATAGTGAAGATTTATGTTCTAATACTCCAAGCGGAGAAGCTGTAGATGCAAATGGATGTTCAAATAGTCAATTAGACGATGATGGAGACGGGGTAATGGATAATTTAGATTTGTGTCCGAATACACCAACAGGAGAGGTTGTTAACTCAGAAGGTTGTTCAAACGGACAATTAGACGATGATGGAGATGGAGTTCAAAACAGCAATGATTTATGCCCAAACACCACTCTAGGAGTAACAGTAGATGCTACAGGGTGTTTCACCTTACCCGAGGACAATTTTAATGTTCAAGTAATTAGTGAAACCTGTCCAGATAAAAACAACGGCCAGTTAGTTATCACAGCTCAAACAGTTCAAAATTATGCCGTAACAATTAATGGTACAGCTTATACTTTTACCGATAGTTTAACCGTTGATAGTTTAGCTCCGGGAATGTATAATTTTTGTATTACCGTTACAGGAGAAACCTATGAGCAGTGTTTTGTTGTGGAAGTTATAGCAGGGGTTACCGTATCGGGAAAATCAAGCGTAAGTTCAAATAGAGCCACCATAGAGATAGCAGAAGGCACGGCACCATTTATTATTTATGTAAATGGGCAAGAGGTATTGGAAACAAACTCACCGGTATTTAATGTTGAAGTAAAACACGGAGATTTATTAGAGGTAAAAACGTCAAAATCTTGTGAGGGGGTTTACAGTAAAACAATAGCATTATTAGAAGGTATTGTTGCATATCCAAATCCAACAAGTGGTGTTTTAGAGATAGCCTTACCAGTTTCACAGAAAGAGGTAACAATAAGTTTGTACAGTATCCATTCACAATTAATATCAAGAAAGGTATATCCAATAATAAATGGAAAAGTACAGTTAAATATCGCAAACAAACCAATAGGGTTGTATATAGTAAAAGTACAATTAGATAAACCAGTTGTATTAAAGATTATTAAAAATTAA
- a CDS encoding TonB-dependent receptor, with protein sequence MRNLKNWLMVVMLVSTSIIFGQTKLTGKIVDETNQPLPGASVVLKGLQTGASSDFDGYFTFETSVSSGTIVVSFVGYETKTLTFNGDTNFGTIALKLSAESLDEIVITAVSFAVDRKTPIAVSTIKADVIENKLGSQEFPEILKSTPGVYATKSGGGFGDGRLNLRGFNSENVAVMINGVPVNDMENGRVYWSNWAGLADVTSAMQVQRGLGASKVAVPSIGGTINIISKTTDIEKGGNVTTSVGNDGYQKYGVTVSTGLLDNGFAATVSAAKTKGNGYVDGTEFEGYNYFVNISKQINDNHKLSLTSFGAPQRHGQRQNRSLISTYRNAESGIKFNPDWGYKNGQVVHVEDNFYHKSQTSLNHYWTISDKTNLSTALYASWGSGGGGGTAGTNRDLFKVRLGGFDQPIDLDNIVEINRANGALGSEAFLRASRNDHSWYGVLSTFKTELTDNISFIGGVDIRSYVGKHFREVTDLLGGEYAYDNSDINNPNRALKVGDTFAYNNDGEVGWQGLFTQLEYNTEDLSTFLSVAASNTSYRRVDYFNYLDSDPLQTTDKYDFFGYSVKGGANYNIDDENNVFANIGYFEKAPIFTSVFLQYDNEHINADAENEKIFSAELGYGFRGEKFAANINIYRTQWNDRTLTRSFQNPDGTFGTANILGVNALHQGVELDFTYRVPNLTITGMLSLGDWTWANDLENIQIFDEEQNLVNTVNMFIDGLKVSDAAQTTAALGLDYKIMEKTHFTVDFNFFDNLYARYDPNDRGTPNAPQAWKAPAYTTFDMSFRYGFKIGDLDTTLIGRMNNVFDTQYIADATDGAGSTAQTALVWYGFGRTFNISAKIRF encoded by the coding sequence ATGAGAAATTTAAAAAATTGGCTAATGGTAGTTATGTTGGTTTCAACATCTATCATTTTTGGACAAACTAAACTTACTGGTAAAATAGTGGATGAAACAAATCAACCACTACCCGGTGCTTCCGTAGTCCTTAAAGGATTACAGACAGGAGCTTCATCAGATTTTGATGGATATTTTACATTTGAAACTTCGGTTTCTAGTGGAACTATTGTTGTTTCATTTGTTGGGTACGAAACAAAAACATTAACTTTTAATGGAGACACAAACTTTGGTACAATTGCTTTAAAACTTTCTGCAGAATCCTTAGACGAGATTGTTATTACTGCCGTATCTTTTGCTGTTGATAGAAAAACACCAATAGCTGTTTCTACAATAAAAGCTGATGTTATTGAAAATAAATTAGGATCTCAAGAGTTTCCTGAAATTTTAAAATCTACACCAGGTGTATATGCTACTAAATCAGGTGGTGGTTTTGGTGATGGTAGATTAAATTTAAGAGGGTTTAACTCTGAAAATGTTGCTGTTATGATTAATGGTGTGCCTGTTAATGATATGGAAAACGGTAGAGTTTATTGGAGCAACTGGGCTGGCTTAGCCGATGTTACAAGTGCTATGCAGGTACAAAGAGGTTTAGGAGCTTCTAAAGTTGCTGTACCTTCTATTGGTGGTACAATAAATATTATCTCTAAAACTACCGATATTGAAAAAGGAGGAAATGTAACTACTTCTGTTGGTAACGATGGTTACCAAAAATATGGAGTAACTGTCTCTACAGGATTATTAGATAATGGTTTTGCTGCAACAGTTTCTGCTGCTAAAACTAAAGGAAATGGTTATGTAGATGGAACCGAATTTGAAGGTTACAATTATTTTGTGAATATTTCTAAACAAATAAATGACAATCATAAATTATCTTTAACTTCTTTTGGAGCACCACAAAGACATGGTCAAAGACAAAACAGAAGTTTAATTTCAACATATAGAAATGCTGAAAGTGGTATTAAATTTAACCCAGACTGGGGTTACAAAAATGGACAAGTAGTGCATGTAGAAGACAACTTCTATCACAAATCTCAAACTTCTTTAAATCACTATTGGACAATAAGTGATAAAACAAACTTATCTACAGCTTTATATGCCTCTTGGGGTTCAGGAGGTGGTGGTGGAACTGCTGGTACTAACAGAGATTTATTTAAAGTTAGACTAGGTGGTTTTGACCAACCAATTGATTTAGATAATATTGTTGAAATTAACAGAGCTAACGGAGCGTTAGGGTCTGAAGCATTCTTAAGAGCTTCAAGAAATGACCATAGTTGGTATGGAGTTTTATCAACTTTTAAAACCGAATTAACTGATAATATATCATTTATTGGTGGTGTAGACATTAGATCTTATGTTGGTAAACACTTTAGAGAAGTAACCGATTTGTTAGGTGGAGAATATGCTTATGATAATTCTGATATAAACAATCCAAATAGAGCCTTAAAAGTTGGTGACACGTTTGCTTATAATAATGATGGTGAAGTAGGATGGCAAGGGTTATTTACTCAATTAGAGTACAATACTGAAGACTTATCTACCTTTCTTTCTGTAGCTGCATCAAACACTTCTTATAGAAGAGTTGATTATTTTAACTACTTAGATAGTGACCCTCTTCAAACAACCGATAAATACGACTTTTTTGGCTATAGTGTAAAAGGTGGAGCCAATTACAATATTGATGATGAAAATAATGTATTTGCTAATATTGGTTACTTTGAAAAAGCTCCTATATTTACTTCTGTTTTCTTGCAGTATGATAATGAACATATTAATGCGGATGCTGAAAATGAAAAAATATTTAGTGCTGAACTAGGATATGGTTTTAGAGGTGAAAAATTTGCAGCTAATATTAATATATACAGAACGCAGTGGAACGACAGAACTTTAACAAGAAGTTTTCAAAACCCAGACGGTACATTTGGCACTGCTAATATTTTAGGAGTAAATGCTTTACATCAAGGTGTTGAATTAGATTTTACGTATAGAGTTCCTAATTTAACCATAACAGGAATGCTTTCTCTAGGTGACTGGACTTGGGCTAATGACCTTGAAAATATTCAAATTTTTGATGAAGAACAAAACTTAGTGAATACTGTAAATATGTTTATTGATGGTTTAAAAGTTTCTGATGCTGCTCAAACTACAGCAGCTTTAGGTTTAGACTACAAAATAATGGAAAAAACACATTTTACAGTAGATTTTAACTTCTTTGATAATTTATACGCTCGATATGATCCTAATGATAGAGGTACACCTAATGCACCTCAAGCATGGAAAGCTCCTGCATATACAACATTTGATATGAGTTTCAGATACGGGTTTAAAATTGGAGATTTAGATACAACCTTGATAGGAAGAATGAACAATGTATTTGATACACAATATATTGCTGATGCAACTGATGGTGCTGGTTCAACTGCTCAAACTGCTCTTGTTTGGTACGGGTTTGGAAGAACTTTTAACATAAGTGCAAAAATTAGATTTTAA